One region of Streptomyces sp. NBC_00442 genomic DNA includes:
- a CDS encoding phospho-sugar mutase, whose translation MTQDLIARAQAWLAEDPDSETRDELAKLIESSADAEHAAELAARFSGTLQFGTAGLRGELGAGPMRMNRSVVIRAAAGLAAYLKAKGQGDGLVVIGYDARYKSADFARDTAAVMVGAGLKATVLPRPLPTPVLAYAIRHLGAVAGVEVTASHNPPRDNGYKVYLGDGSQIVPPADAEIAAEIAAVASLHDVPRPESGWEVLGDEVLDAYLARTDAVLTPGSPRTANVVYTAMHGVGKDVLLAAFARAGFPEPVLVAEQAEPDPAFPTVAFPNPEEPGAMDLAFATARRTDPDIVLANDPDADRCAAAVKDRDGQWRMLRGDEVGALLAAHLVSKGVTGVFAESIVSSSLLGRIAEAAGLGYEETLTGFKWIARVEDLRYGYEEALGYCVDPEGVRDKDGITAALAFAELASILKEQGRTVLDLLDELALEHGLHATDQLSVRVEDLTVISDAMARLREQPPTSLAGLAVTRAEDLTEGTEQLPPTDGLRYYLEGARVIVRPSGTEPKLKCYLEVVVPVASADELDAARAKGAELLAGIKKDLAAAAGI comes from the coding sequence GTGACGCAGGATCTGATCGCGCGGGCCCAGGCCTGGCTGGCCGAGGACCCCGACAGCGAGACGCGCGACGAGCTGGCCAAGCTCATCGAGAGTTCGGCCGACGCCGAGCACGCCGCGGAACTGGCCGCGCGGTTCAGTGGCACGCTCCAGTTCGGCACCGCCGGGCTCCGCGGCGAGCTGGGCGCCGGGCCGATGCGGATGAACCGCTCCGTCGTCATCCGCGCCGCCGCCGGCCTCGCCGCGTACCTGAAGGCCAAGGGGCAGGGCGACGGGCTCGTCGTCATCGGGTACGACGCCCGTTACAAGTCCGCGGACTTCGCGCGGGACACCGCGGCCGTCATGGTCGGCGCCGGGCTGAAGGCGACGGTCCTTCCGCGGCCGCTGCCGACGCCCGTACTGGCCTACGCCATAAGGCACTTGGGCGCCGTCGCCGGTGTCGAGGTGACGGCCAGCCACAACCCGCCGCGGGACAACGGCTACAAGGTGTACCTCGGCGACGGCTCGCAGATCGTGCCGCCGGCCGACGCGGAGATCGCCGCCGAGATCGCCGCCGTCGCCTCGCTGCACGACGTGCCGCGGCCCGAGAGCGGCTGGGAGGTGCTCGGGGACGAGGTCCTCGACGCCTATCTGGCGCGTACGGACGCGGTGTTGACCCCCGGGTCGCCGCGCACCGCGAACGTCGTCTACACGGCGATGCACGGCGTCGGAAAGGACGTACTGCTGGCCGCGTTCGCGCGGGCCGGGTTCCCCGAGCCGGTGCTGGTGGCCGAACAGGCCGAGCCCGACCCGGCGTTCCCGACGGTGGCCTTCCCCAACCCGGAGGAGCCGGGCGCGATGGACCTGGCGTTCGCCACGGCCCGCCGCACCGACCCCGACATCGTGCTCGCCAACGACCCGGACGCCGACCGGTGCGCGGCCGCGGTCAAGGACCGCGACGGCCAGTGGCGGATGCTGCGCGGCGACGAGGTCGGCGCACTGCTCGCCGCCCACCTCGTCTCCAAGGGCGTGACCGGCGTGTTCGCCGAGTCGATCGTGTCGTCCTCGCTGCTCGGCCGCATCGCCGAGGCGGCGGGGCTCGGCTACGAGGAGACGCTCACCGGGTTCAAGTGGATCGCCCGCGTGGAGGACCTGCGCTACGGCTACGAGGAGGCGCTCGGCTACTGCGTCGACCCCGAGGGCGTGCGCGACAAGGACGGCATCACGGCCGCCCTGGCCTTCGCCGAGCTGGCCTCCATCCTGAAGGAGCAGGGCCGCACGGTCCTCGACCTCCTCGACGAGTTGGCCCTGGAACACGGGCTGCACGCCACCGACCAGCTGTCGGTCCGCGTGGAGGACCTCACGGTGATCTCGGACGCGATGGCGCGCCTGCGCGAGCAGCCGCCGACCTCGCTGGCCGGCCTCGCGGTGACGAGGGCGGAGGACCTGACGGAGGGCACCGAGCAGCTGCCGCCCACCGACGGTCTGCGGTACTACCTGGAGGGCGCCCGGGTGATCGTGCGCCCGAGCGGCACCGAGCCGAAGCTCAAGTGCTACCTGGAGGTCGTCGTTCCGGTCGCCTCCGCCGACGAGCTGGACGCGGCCCGCGCCAAGGGCGCCGAGCTGCTCGCCGGAATCAAGAAGGACCTGGCGGCGGCCGCCGGAATCTGA
- a CDS encoding class F sortase: MSRSRAARSAAAALFLLALGTSAVGCGSDAAKPATPPPNISAPSSAPAAAKAATALPASKPVRVRIPAAGVDASPILDLGLAADGSVEVPSVADADRIGWYDKGVTPGQTGPAVLIGHFDTVKGPAVLRNVSQVKVGDTVSVTRADGKTAEFAVRALEQVDKKTFPTAKVYGNTDRPELRIITCGGRLTGGHRPDNIIVYADLVG, translated from the coding sequence ATGTCCCGTAGCCGCGCCGCCCGTTCGGCCGCCGCCGCCCTGTTCCTGCTCGCCCTCGGGACCTCGGCCGTCGGCTGCGGCTCCGACGCCGCGAAGCCCGCCACGCCCCCGCCGAACATCTCCGCCCCCTCCAGTGCCCCCGCCGCCGCCAAGGCCGCGACCGCGCTGCCCGCCTCCAAGCCGGTGCGCGTGCGGATCCCGGCGGCCGGGGTCGACGCGAGCCCGATCCTCGATCTGGGGCTCGCCGCCGACGGCAGCGTGGAGGTGCCCTCCGTGGCCGACGCGGACAGGATCGGCTGGTACGACAAGGGGGTCACCCCGGGCCAGACCGGGCCCGCCGTGCTCATCGGACACTTCGACACCGTCAAGGGCCCGGCCGTCCTGCGCAACGTCTCCCAGGTGAAGGTCGGCGACACCGTCTCGGTCACGCGCGCCGACGGCAAGACCGCCGAGTTCGCGGTCCGCGCCCTCGAACAGGTCGACAAGAAGACCTTCCCGACCGCGAAGGTGTACGGCAACACCGACCGCCCCGAGCTGCGGATCATCACCTGCGGCGGCCGGCTGACCGGGGGCCACCGGCCCGACAACATCATCGTGTACGCGGATCTGGTGGGCTGA
- a CDS encoding NAD(P)H-quinone dehydrogenase: MTRIVIIGGGPGGYEAALVGAQLGAEVTVVDCDGLGGASVLTDCVPSKTLIATAEVMTTFDSSYEELGILVADDTPPEEQAARVVGVDLGKVNRRVKRLALAQSHDITASVTRAGARVMRGRGRLAGPQGIDGTRDVIVTAADGTEEILTCEAVLIATGGSPRELPDAQPDGERILNWTQVYDLDELPEELIVVGSGVTGAEFAGAYQALGSKVTLVSSRDRVLPGEDPDAAAVLEDVFRRRGMNVMARSRAESAKRVGDRVEVTLSDGRVISGSHCLMAVGAIPNTANMALEESGVRLKESGHIWTDKVSRTSAPGVYAAGDVTGIFALASVAAMQGRIAMYHFLGDAVAPLNLKTVSSNVFTDPEIATVGYTQADVDAGKIDARVVKLPLLRNPRAKMQGIRDGFVKIFCRPGTGIIVGGCVVAPRASELIHPISIAVDNNLTVEQIANAFTVYPSLSGSIAEVARQLHTRKKAGEA, translated from the coding sequence GTGACGCGGATCGTGATCATCGGTGGCGGACCGGGCGGATACGAGGCGGCCCTGGTGGGCGCCCAGCTCGGCGCGGAGGTGACCGTCGTGGACTGCGACGGTCTGGGCGGGGCGTCGGTGCTCACCGACTGCGTACCGTCGAAGACCCTGATCGCGACGGCCGAGGTGATGACGACCTTCGACTCTTCGTACGAGGAGTTGGGCATCCTCGTCGCCGACGACACCCCGCCGGAGGAGCAGGCCGCCCGGGTCGTGGGCGTGGACCTGGGCAAGGTCAACCGCCGCGTCAAGCGCCTCGCGCTCGCCCAGTCCCACGACATCACCGCCTCCGTGACGCGCGCGGGCGCCCGCGTCATGCGCGGCCGCGGCCGGCTCGCCGGACCGCAGGGCATCGACGGCACGCGCGACGTGATCGTCACGGCCGCCGACGGCACCGAGGAGATCCTCACCTGCGAGGCCGTCCTGATCGCCACCGGCGGCAGCCCGCGCGAGCTGCCCGACGCGCAGCCCGACGGCGAGCGGATCCTCAACTGGACGCAGGTGTACGACCTGGACGAGCTGCCCGAGGAGCTCATCGTGGTCGGCTCCGGCGTCACCGGCGCCGAGTTCGCCGGCGCCTACCAGGCGCTCGGCTCCAAGGTCACCCTGGTCTCCTCCCGCGACCGGGTGCTGCCCGGCGAGGACCCGGACGCGGCCGCCGTCCTGGAGGACGTGTTCCGCCGCCGCGGCATGAACGTCATGGCCCGCTCGCGCGCCGAGTCCGCCAAGCGCGTCGGCGACCGCGTCGAGGTGACCCTCTCCGACGGCCGGGTCATCAGCGGCAGCCACTGCCTGATGGCGGTCGGCGCGATCCCCAACACCGCGAACATGGCCCTGGAGGAGTCGGGCGTACGCCTGAAGGAGTCCGGCCACATCTGGACCGACAAGGTCTCGCGCACCTCCGCCCCCGGCGTGTACGCGGCCGGCGACGTGACCGGCATCTTCGCGCTCGCCTCGGTCGCCGCCATGCAGGGCCGCATCGCGATGTACCACTTCCTGGGCGACGCGGTGGCCCCGCTGAACCTGAAGACCGTCTCCTCCAACGTCTTCACCGACCCCGAGATCGCCACCGTCGGCTACACCCAGGCCGACGTGGACGCGGGCAAGATCGACGCCCGGGTCGTGAAGCTCCCGCTCCTTCGCAACCCGCGCGCCAAGATGCAGGGCATCAGGGACGGCTTCGTGAAGATCTTCTGCCGCCCCGGCACCGGCATCATCGTCGGCGGCTGCGTCGTCGCGCCGCGCGCCAGCGAACTGATCCACCCGATCTCGATCGCGGTCGACAACAACCTGACGGTGGAACAGATCGCGAATGCGTTCACCGTGTACCCGTCGCTGTCGGGATCGATCGCCGAAGTGGCGCGGCAGCTGCACACCCGCAAGAAGGCCGGAGAGGCGTAA
- a CDS encoding PH domain-containing protein has translation MTSPTPPAEPAYADRIYRSPAGIAGGALLLALGLWLGIDAVVQGHGNAPWLALAVLLCVVPLIVGFSLRPAVFASGDRLLVRNPFRTITLPWACVADVRAGYSSEVFDQSGGKYQLWAIPVSLRQRKRAARRQARDASLDTGRNASVFADVTDTKARMASTDQNIRDLRELAEQGASRESAQGTVGIRWAYEIIVPAAVGAVLFVVLLAIG, from the coding sequence ATGACGAGCCCCACGCCGCCCGCAGAGCCGGCCTACGCCGACCGGATCTACCGCTCACCCGCCGGCATCGCAGGCGGCGCGCTGCTGCTCGCGCTCGGCCTCTGGCTCGGCATCGACGCCGTGGTCCAGGGCCACGGCAACGCGCCCTGGCTCGCGCTCGCCGTGCTGCTCTGCGTGGTGCCGCTGATCGTCGGCTTCAGCCTGCGCCCCGCGGTCTTCGCGAGCGGCGACCGGCTCCTGGTGCGCAACCCGTTCCGCACGATCACCCTGCCCTGGGCGTGTGTCGCGGACGTACGGGCCGGATACTCCAGCGAGGTCTTCGACCAGTCGGGCGGCAAGTACCAGCTGTGGGCGATCCCCGTGTCGCTGCGCCAGCGCAAGCGGGCCGCCCGCCGTCAGGCCAGGGACGCTTCGCTCGACACGGGCCGGAACGCGTCCGTGTTCGCCGACGTCACCGACACCAAGGCCCGGATGGCCTCCACCGACCAGAACATCCGTGACCTGCGCGAACTCGCCGAACAGGGCGCCTCGCGCGAGAGTGCGCAGGGCACGGTGGGCATCCGCTGGGCGTACGAGATCATCGTGCCCGCGGCCGTCGGCGCGGTCCTTTTCGTGGTCCTGCTGGCCATCGGCTGA
- a CDS encoding gamma-glutamylcyclotransferase: MSLYAAYAGNLDPRLMTRRAPHSPLRGTGWLNGWRLTFGGEQMGWEGALATIVEAPRSQVFVALYDIAPPDEESMDRWEGVGLDIYRRMRVRVHTLDGEDAAWLYVLNGYEGGLPSARYLGELADAAESAGAPHDYVMELRKRPC; encoded by the coding sequence ATGTCGCTCTACGCCGCGTACGCCGGCAACCTGGATCCGCGGCTGATGACCCGCCGCGCCCCGCACTCTCCGCTGCGCGGCACCGGCTGGCTCAACGGCTGGCGCCTGACGTTCGGCGGGGAGCAGATGGGCTGGGAGGGTGCCCTCGCGACGATCGTCGAGGCGCCCCGCTCGCAGGTCTTCGTCGCCCTGTACGACATCGCGCCGCCCGACGAGGAGTCGATGGACCGGTGGGAGGGCGTCGGGCTCGACATCTACCGCCGGATGCGGGTGCGGGTGCACACCCTGGACGGCGAGGACGCGGCCTGGCTGTACGTCCTGAACGGCTACGAGGGGGGCCTGCCCTCGGCCCGGTACCTCGGTGAGCTGGCCGACGCGGCCGAGTCGGCGGGCGCGCCGCACGACTATGTGATGGAGCTGCGCAAGCGCCCCTGCTGA
- a CDS encoding purine-nucleoside phosphorylase translates to MNASAIPDLLQDDPHSAADAAAARLRELTGAETHDVALVMGSGWAPAVDALGTPEAEFPVTELPGFPAPAVEGHGGKIRSYKIGAKRVLVFLGRTHFYEGRGVASVSHGVRTAVAAGCKTVVLTNGCGGLRDGMRPGQPVLISDHINLTATSPIIGANFVDLTDLYSPRLRALCKEVDETLEEGVYVQFPGPHYETPAEINMVRVLGGDLVGMSTVLEAIAAREAGAEVLGISLVTNLAAGLTGEPLNHEEVLQAGRDSAARMGELLTRVLDRI, encoded by the coding sequence GTGAACGCATCTGCCATCCCGGACCTGCTCCAGGACGACCCCCACTCCGCGGCCGACGCCGCCGCCGCGCGCCTGCGCGAGCTCACCGGCGCCGAGACCCACGACGTCGCCCTGGTGATGGGCTCCGGCTGGGCCCCGGCCGTCGACGCCCTCGGCACCCCCGAGGCCGAGTTCCCCGTGACCGAGCTGCCCGGCTTCCCGGCGCCGGCCGTCGAGGGCCACGGCGGCAAGATCCGCTCGTACAAGATCGGCGCCAAGCGCGTGCTGGTCTTCCTCGGCCGTACGCACTTCTACGAGGGCCGTGGCGTCGCCTCCGTCTCGCACGGCGTGCGCACCGCCGTCGCCGCCGGCTGCAAGACCGTCGTCCTGACCAACGGCTGCGGTGGTCTGCGCGACGGCATGCGCCCCGGCCAGCCGGTCCTCATCAGCGACCACATCAACCTGACGGCCACCTCGCCGATCATCGGCGCCAACTTCGTGGACCTCACCGACCTGTACTCGCCGCGACTGCGCGCGCTGTGCAAGGAGGTCGACGAGACGCTGGAAGAGGGCGTCTACGTCCAGTTCCCCGGCCCGCACTACGAGACCCCGGCCGAGATCAACATGGTCCGCGTGCTCGGCGGCGACCTCGTCGGCATGTCCACCGTGCTCGAAGCCATCGCCGCCCGCGAGGCCGGCGCCGAGGTCCTCGGGATCTCGCTCGTCACCAACCTCGCCGCCGGCCTGACCGGCGAGCCCCTCAACCACGAAGAGGTGCTCCAGGCCGGCCGCGACTCTGCGGCACGCATGGGCGAGCTGCTCACCCGGGTGCTCGACCGCATCTGA